A region from the Simiduia sp. 21SJ11W-1 genome encodes:
- a CDS encoding SDR family oxidoreductase, with the protein MSNKRILITGAAGYLGSQLGQRLHAQHTVIGTDIRSRTDVAFPIFQVDIRSPELHNIIANHRITQVVHLASIVEPSEDTVRDYDIDVNGTRNLLAACVAHGVQHITVTSSGAAYGYHPDNPAWLKETDALRGNSEFSYAFHKREVENLLADYRVRAPSLKQLIFRPGTVLGTHTQNMITKLFTGRRLLAIQGSDSPFVFIWDQDVVAAIEQGINQNQAGIFNMAGDGALTMSDIASRLGKPLIALPAWLVKAALSVGNGMGLTRYGPSQINFLRYRPVLDNTALKQDFGYTPQKTSAEVFEYFMSHGQALRAARQPHER; encoded by the coding sequence GTGTCGAATAAACGCATTTTAATTACCGGCGCGGCCGGCTATTTAGGCTCACAACTTGGCCAGCGGCTGCACGCGCAGCACACCGTAATTGGCACAGATATCCGCTCGCGCACCGATGTGGCCTTCCCTATTTTTCAGGTAGATATCCGAAGCCCCGAGTTACACAACATCATTGCCAATCATCGCATCACCCAGGTGGTGCACCTGGCCAGCATTGTTGAGCCCTCGGAAGATACCGTGCGCGATTACGATATAGACGTCAATGGCACGCGCAACCTGCTGGCCGCGTGCGTGGCCCACGGGGTTCAACACATTACCGTCACAAGCTCGGGCGCGGCTTACGGTTATCACCCAGACAACCCGGCATGGCTAAAGGAAACCGATGCGCTGCGCGGCAACTCCGAATTTTCCTATGCCTTTCACAAACGCGAAGTTGAAAACCTTCTAGCCGATTACCGCGTGCGCGCACCAAGCCTGAAACAACTGATTTTCAGGCCAGGTACCGTGCTTGGCACCCACACCCAAAACATGATTACCAAACTGTTTACCGGCCGCCGGCTGCTGGCCATTCAAGGTTCAGATTCGCCGTTTGTGTTTATTTGGGATCAGGACGTAGTGGCTGCAATTGAACAGGGCATCAACCAAAATCAGGCGGGAATTTTTAATATGGCAGGCGACGGCGCGCTCACTATGTCAGACATCGCCAGCCGCCTGGGCAAGCCTTTAATTGCACTGCCAGCCTGGCTTGTTAAAGCCGCGCTCTCTGTTGGCAACGGCATGGGGCTCACCCGCTATGGCCCATCGCAAATCAATTTTTTACGCTACCGCCCGGTGCTGGATAACACCGCACTCAAGCAAGATTTTGGCTACACACCGCAAAAAACCTCAGCCGAGGTGTTTGAGTATTTTATGAGCCACGGCCAGGCGCTGCGCGCGGCAAGGCAACCCCATGAACGCTAG
- a CDS encoding SDR family oxidoreductase, translating into MNASAKRVALVTGAASGLGWALCQQLAPHCRLLMTDINAQLLTERAATLGARAQAADITTTEGQAVLLGCLQSDFGQLDYLINCAGITHRSLAANTRPCVFRKVMAVDYQAPVELSLQCLPLLKQSRGKIVNISSMAGWMPVLARAGYCAAKSAMNQFFETLRCEIKRDGIRVLMVYPSFLDTPIETNALGGDGNKARHRRSMIGKMRSPEWMAVRIWAAMQTEQERLFPDGFTRMASLLYALAPAFFLKRMSQKFASELNPPGTL; encoded by the coding sequence ATGAACGCTAGTGCAAAGCGCGTGGCCCTTGTTACGGGCGCAGCCAGCGGCCTGGGCTGGGCGCTGTGCCAACAGTTGGCGCCTCACTGCAGGCTGTTAATGACAGACATCAATGCACAATTGCTCACCGAGCGCGCCGCCACTCTCGGGGCGCGGGCACAGGCCGCAGACATCACCACCACCGAAGGTCAGGCGGTGCTACTTGGCTGCCTGCAATCGGATTTCGGGCAGCTTGATTATTTAATTAATTGCGCGGGCATTACCCACCGCTCGCTTGCGGCAAATACCCGGCCCTGCGTGTTTCGCAAAGTGATGGCCGTAGACTACCAGGCACCGGTAGAACTCAGCCTGCAATGCTTGCCCCTGCTTAAACAAAGCCGCGGGAAAATTGTAAACATCAGCTCCATGGCGGGCTGGATGCCGGTGCTGGCACGCGCAGGCTACTGCGCGGCCAAAAGTGCGATGAACCAGTTTTTTGAAACCTTGCGCTGTGAAATCAAGCGCGATGGCATTCGGGTATTGATGGTATACCCAAGCTTTTTGGATACACCCATTGAAACCAACGCCTTGGGTGGCGACGGCAACAAAGCCCGCCACCGGCGCTCGATGATTGGCAAAATGCGCTCGCCCGAATGGATGGCCGTGCGTATTTGGGCGGCCATGCAAACAGAACAAGAGCGGCTTTTTCCAGATGGTTTTACCCGCATGGCGAGCCTGCTATACGCCCTGGCGCCTGCGTTTTTCCTCAAGCGTATGAGCCAAAAATTTGCCTCAGAACTCAACCCGCCGGGAACCCTATGA
- a CDS encoding sulfite exporter TauE/SafE family protein — MTAVLLGLFILLSYTIEAMTGFGSIVIALSLGAMFLPIDTLLPILVPLNLGLSGFLVITQRRHIQWPMLLKVIAPLMVAGTVLGTWLRPAIGNQELATLLALVVASFGARELWKAHKQRPEKPHGRTLNQLLIGGAGITHGLFASGGPLLVFALAGGQLNKAQLRATLLCVWFSLNLLLTLIFAWQGKLQAALPDILLYTPMVLGGLFIGDYLHHRVAEQQFRQWVYGVLTVIGIMLLIRASL; from the coding sequence ATGACTGCCGTATTGCTGGGCCTGTTTATCCTTTTAAGCTACACCATTGAAGCCATGACGGGCTTCGGCTCTATTGTGATTGCGCTCTCACTGGGTGCGATGTTTCTGCCCATAGACACATTGCTACCCATTCTGGTGCCGTTGAATCTTGGCCTTTCCGGCTTTTTGGTGATCACCCAGCGCCGGCACATTCAATGGCCCATGCTGTTAAAAGTTATTGCGCCTTTGATGGTTGCCGGCACAGTGCTGGGCACCTGGCTCAGGCCCGCCATTGGCAATCAGGAACTGGCCACACTATTGGCTCTGGTAGTGGCGAGCTTTGGCGCACGCGAATTGTGGAAGGCGCACAAACAGCGCCCTGAAAAACCCCACGGGCGCACACTGAACCAGTTGCTAATTGGTGGCGCGGGCATTACCCACGGGCTTTTTGCCTCCGGCGGGCCACTGCTGGTGTTTGCGCTGGCCGGCGGCCAACTAAACAAGGCGCAATTGCGCGCAACGCTGTTATGCGTGTGGTTTAGCTTGAACTTGCTGCTAACCCTCATTTTTGCCTGGCAAGGCAAGTTGCAGGCAGCGCTACCGGATATTTTGCTGTACACGCCCATGGTTTTGGGCGGGTTATTTATTGGGGATTACCTGCACCACCGGGTAGCAGAGCAACAGTTTCGCCAATGGGTGTACGGTGTTCTCACGGTCATTGGCATTATGCTGCTGATACGTGCGTCGCTTTGA
- a CDS encoding bifunctional protein-serine/threonine kinase/phosphatase, producing MTEQDHPSELAITGQKTLKLRFGGSTSAGAKPENQDAFAAHLPKGSVAQLKGGVACIADGVSCSDNAQQASSTSVTLFIEDYFSTPDTWPVKVAANRVLSSLNSWLYHHGQQASARHNGLVTTFSALLIKSNTAHIFHAGDSRIAVLREGGIQPLTRDHCHRQQGNKQFLTRALGMDSRLEVDYVQEETAVGDIFVLTTDGVHDWLGDADISALILAAGDDLEQAAHALCEQARARGSDDNLTCLLVKVEELPLAELDEVHKKLTQLVIPPVLQEGQKLDHYEVLSVMHSGTRSHVYKVQDINTQRYYALKAPSENFKDDAQYLEGFIREQWVGRRINHPGVMKILPRPEKSPFLYHVCEWVEGITLRQWIFDNPAPSFNQVREWMEKLVASLRAFQRLSMIHRDLKPENIIITPKGRPVIIDFGTVYVAGLGEIASPLIEDVPVGSVDYIAPEYLLGQPGSDRSDLFSLAVIAYEMLCGQLPFKLPNMQHNPPKHFDQWRYQPLRQVRKDVPLWLDLALEKALSPNPRGRYAAYSEFLHDLTQPNRALVASFEAEPLLERNPVLFWRSLALVLALALIIQSVYFAT from the coding sequence ATGACAGAGCAAGATCATCCGAGTGAGCTGGCCATTACCGGGCAGAAAACCCTCAAGCTGCGCTTTGGTGGCAGCACCTCAGCAGGTGCCAAACCCGAGAATCAGGATGCCTTTGCCGCACATTTGCCCAAGGGCTCGGTGGCACAACTAAAAGGCGGGGTGGCCTGTATTGCCGATGGCGTGAGTTGTAGCGATAACGCGCAGCAGGCGTCGTCTACCAGTGTAACCTTGTTCATTGAAGACTATTTCTCCACACCCGATACCTGGCCTGTAAAAGTTGCCGCTAACCGGGTGTTATCTTCATTAAATTCCTGGTTGTATCACCACGGCCAGCAGGCCAGTGCTCGCCACAATGGCCTTGTAACCACCTTCAGTGCTTTGCTCATAAAATCCAACACCGCGCATATTTTTCACGCAGGCGATAGCCGCATTGCGGTATTGCGTGAAGGCGGCATTCAGCCACTCACCCGAGATCACTGCCACCGCCAGCAGGGCAATAAACAATTTCTTACCCGTGCACTCGGCATGGATAGCCGCCTTGAAGTGGATTACGTGCAAGAGGAAACCGCCGTTGGCGACATATTTGTTCTCACCACCGATGGCGTGCACGATTGGCTTGGCGATGCCGATATTAGCGCGCTTATTCTTGCCGCAGGCGATGATCTTGAACAGGCAGCCCATGCGCTGTGTGAGCAGGCAAGAGCCCGCGGCAGTGACGACAACCTCACCTGTTTATTGGTTAAAGTAGAAGAGCTGCCATTGGCGGAGCTCGATGAGGTGCACAAAAAGCTCACTCAACTGGTGATACCGCCGGTACTGCAAGAGGGCCAAAAGCTGGATCACTATGAAGTGCTTTCTGTGATGCACAGTGGCACCCGCTCACACGTGTATAAAGTGCAAGACATTAACACCCAGCGGTACTATGCGTTAAAGGCACCTTCCGAAAACTTCAAAGACGACGCCCAATACCTTGAAGGGTTTATCCGTGAGCAGTGGGTGGGGCGGCGTATTAACCACCCGGGTGTTATGAAAATTCTACCGCGCCCTGAGAAGAGCCCGTTTTTGTACCATGTGTGCGAATGGGTTGAGGGGATCACCCTGCGCCAGTGGATATTTGACAACCCCGCACCCAGCTTTAACCAGGTGCGCGAGTGGATGGAAAAGCTGGTTGCCAGCCTGCGGGCGTTTCAGCGCCTAAGCATGATTCACCGGGATTTAAAACCTGAAAACATCATTATTACCCCCAAGGGGCGGCCGGTGATTATCGATTTTGGCACGGTGTATGTGGCGGGGCTGGGTGAAATTGCCTCGCCATTAATTGAAGATGTGCCAGTGGGCTCTGTGGATTACATTGCACCCGAATATTTGTTGGGCCAGCCGGGGAGCGATCGCTCGGATTTGTTTTCACTTGCGGTTATAGCCTATGAAATGCTCTGCGGCCAGTTGCCGTTCAAGTTACCCAATATGCAGCATAACCCGCCCAAACATTTTGATCAGTGGCGCTACCAGCCGTTGCGTCAGGTGCGCAAAGATGTGCCTTTGTGGTTGGATCTGGCGCTTGAAAAGGCGCTCTCACCCAATCCGCGCGGGCGCTACGCGGCCTATTCGGAATTTCTGCACGACCTAACCCAACCCAATCGGGCGCTTGTGGCAAGCTTTGAAGCAGAGCCGCTGCTTGAGCGAAACCCGGTGTTGTTCTGGCGCAGCCTGGCTTTGGTGTTGGCCCTGGCCTTGATTATTCAAAGTGTGTATTTCGCCACCTGA
- a CDS encoding NarK family nitrate/nitrite MFS transporter, with translation MSNAQPFNLFSFTGKMKILHLSWMAFFITFVVWFNFAPMLQAVASSLGLTPSEIKTLLILNVALTIPARVLIGMLTDRFGPRLVYSGLLAVCAIPCLMFALADSFIQAAIARFALGFIGAGFVIGIRLVSEWFPAHELGTAEGIYGGWGNFGSAAAAFTLPTIAVLFGGDDGWRYAIGLTGLMSLLFAFIFYRSVSDTPKGSTYFRPKNLGAIEVTSKGDFFLLVIMKIPMYAALALLTWKLSPKGVSMLSETVSILCYVGLVLLFLYELTHVWKVNKNVFREPVPEMHRYKFKQVAVLNVLYFATFGSELAVISMLPLFFADTFALTPVMAGMVASAYAFMNLMSRPGGGWLSDRFGRKSTLLILTAGLAMGYALMGMVDSGWPLVLAVVAAMACSFFVQAGEGAVFAVVPLIKRRLTGQIAGMTGAYGNVGAVVYLTVLSFVDYSSFFFVIAGTAVLGFVTLLFMEEPSGHIAEVREDGSVELITVS, from the coding sequence ATGAGCAATGCACAGCCTTTCAATTTGTTCTCCTTCACAGGCAAGATGAAAATTCTGCACCTGAGTTGGATGGCCTTTTTCATTACATTTGTGGTGTGGTTTAACTTTGCCCCCATGTTGCAAGCGGTGGCGAGCTCTCTGGGCCTCACGCCCTCTGAAATCAAAACCCTGCTGATTTTGAACGTAGCGCTGACCATTCCCGCGCGTGTATTGATAGGCATGCTAACCGACCGCTTTGGGCCACGTTTGGTGTATTCAGGTTTACTGGCGGTATGCGCCATTCCCTGCTTGATGTTCGCACTTGCCGATAGCTTCATTCAGGCGGCCATTGCCCGTTTTGCGCTGGGCTTTATTGGCGCGGGCTTTGTGATTGGTATTCGCTTGGTGAGTGAGTGGTTTCCCGCGCACGAGCTGGGCACGGCAGAGGGCATTTACGGCGGTTGGGGCAACTTCGGCTCGGCGGCTGCGGCCTTCACCCTGCCCACCATTGCGGTATTGTTTGGCGGCGACGATGGCTGGCGCTACGCCATTGGCTTAACCGGGCTAATGAGCCTGCTGTTTGCCTTCATTTTTTATCGCAGTGTGAGCGATACGCCCAAAGGTTCTACCTACTTCCGCCCGAAAAACCTGGGCGCCATTGAAGTTACCAGCAAAGGCGATTTCTTTTTGCTGGTAATTATGAAAATCCCCATGTACGCAGCGCTGGCGTTGCTCACCTGGAAGCTTTCACCCAAGGGTGTCAGCATGCTGTCGGAAACCGTATCTATCTTGTGCTATGTGGGCTTGGTGCTGTTGTTCTTGTACGAACTTACCCACGTATGGAAGGTGAATAAAAATGTATTCCGCGAACCGGTGCCAGAAATGCACCGCTATAAATTCAAGCAAGTTGCCGTATTAAACGTACTTTATTTTGCCACCTTTGGCTCCGAGCTTGCCGTTATCTCTATGTTGCCGCTGTTTTTTGCAGACACCTTTGCGCTTACGCCGGTAATGGCTGGCATGGTGGCCTCGGCATACGCGTTTATGAATTTGATGTCGCGCCCCGGTGGCGGCTGGTTATCAGATCGCTTTGGCCGTAAATCCACGCTGCTTATTCTTACCGCAGGCCTGGCTATGGGTTATGCCTTAATGGGCATGGTCGATTCCGGTTGGCCGCTGGTGTTGGCGGTAGTTGCCGCCATGGCGTGTTCTTTCTTCGTGCAGGCCGGTGAGGGCGCGGTGTTTGCGGTGGTGCCCTTGATCAAGCGCCGCCTTACAGGCCAAATTGCCGGCATGACCGGCGCCTACGGTAACGTGGGTGCAGTGGTGTACCTTACCGTGTTGAGCTTTGTAGATTACTCAAGCTTCTTCTTTGTTATTGCAGGCACAGCCGTGCTGGGCTTTGTTACCCTGTTGTTTATGGAAGAGCCCTCAGGCCACATTGCCGAAGTGCGCGAAGATGGCTCTGTTGAGTTAATTACCGTATCGTAA